The bacterium region TCATGAAGTCGTCATCCGTGAGGCCGCCCCAGGCGATTTTCGCCCTGCCCTTGAGCTGCTCCCACTTGCCCGCCACTTGATCCTGGTTCACGGGATCCCCCTTTGTCCATTGCTGGTCACATGGTGCACCATTGCGCCTCTGGTCGATGCTATTCCTGGGACGTGCGCTGCACCGGCTCGACAATGATCTCGACGCGGCGGTTGTTGGCCCGCCCCTCGGCATTGGTGTTGTCGGAGATGGGGCGACCTTCTCCCAGGCCCCGGGTCTGGATGCGACTCGCCGCGTAGCCCTTCTGCACCAGCACGTCGCGGATGCGGTCGGCACGAGCTTGGGAAAGGGCGAGGTTGTGGCTGTCGGAACCCTGCGAGTCGGTGTGTCCCTCAATGATGAGGTTGCGCTCACCCGTGGTCAACAGCACGTCCGCCACCTGGTTGATGCGCGTCCGGGCCGCGGGCAGCAGGGTGGACTGGTTGGACGCGAAGAGCACGCTCCCGGAGATGGTGATCACCCGGCCGCGGGCCTCTTCCGTCACGGCGGCCAGATCGGCCAGGGCCTGGGCTGTCTTGGCCTCGGCGGCAAGACGCGCCTCCTGCTCATTGGACAGGCGTTCGCGGGCCAGCTCGCTCTGACGTTGCGACTCGGCCAAGGCCTTCTGCGCCTTGTTCAGGTCCTCCTGGGTTTGCTTCGTGATGTCCGTCTGGGTCGTCTGCAGGTCGGTCTTGGCCTGGGCCGTGCGCTTCTGCTCGAGAGCGATGGAGACGGACGCCACGGCGATCTCCGCC contains the following coding sequences:
- a CDS encoding OmpA family protein, producing the protein MRTSQLVMLAAGAAILAGCAATVPHELTGAREAYRRANTGQAAEVAPVELHNAQQALLLAEKSFEKSPKSFVTRDLAYVAQRRAEIAVASVSIALEQKRTAQAKTDLQTTQTDITKQTQEDLNKAQKALAESQRQSELARERLSNEQEARLAAEAKTAQALADLAAVTEEARGRVITISGSVLFASNQSTLLPAARTRINQVADVLLTTGERNLIIEGHTDSQGSDSHNLALSQARADRIRDVLVQKGYAASRIQTRGLGEGRPISDNTNAEGRANNRRVEIIVEPVQRTSQE